CCGCGAGGGTTGGTCTCGCTCCCCGAGAAACTGGCGGCGATGGGCGGACGCGCCGGGAGTCGCGGCGAGGACGCCGAACCGCTGGCCGACCGGGAGGTGAACGAGTGATGGCCGTCACGGACGACGCCGGGGCGCTCGACACCGAGACCGTCCTCCACACCGAGGGCCTGACCAAGCAGTTCGGCGACTTCGTGGCGGTCGATTCGGTGGACCTCGAAGTCCGAGACGGCGAGTTCCGGAGCGTCATCGGACCGAACGGCGCGGGCAAGACCACGCTGTTCAACTGTCTCACGGGCGCGCTCCGGCCCACCTCGGGGACGGTCCGGTTCCGCGGCGAGGACGTGACCCGGATGGCTCCCCACGAGCGCGTCCGGCGCGGGATGGGTCGGTCGTTCCAGATTTCGACGGTGTTCGGCGGTCTCTCGGTCAGAGAGAACGTCAGGCTCTCGGCCCAGTCGGTCGCCGAGAGCGAGGGCGAAATCGGACTCCGCCGCCAGTTGTTCACTCCGACCGACCGCTTCGAGTCGGTCGAGTCGCGGACCGACGAGGTGCTGGCCGAAATCGGGTTAGAAGACCGGGGCGACGACTACGCCCGTAATCTGGCCCACGGCGACCGGCGGCGTCTCGAACTCGGACTGGTGCTGGCGACCGACCCCGAACTCGTGCTGTTGGACGAACCCACCGCGGGGATGGGGAGCGAGGAGACCCGCCGGACGATACGCCTCGTCGAGGAGGTGCTCGCCGACCGGACGATGTTGCTCATCGAACACGACATCGACCTCGTGATGAACGTCTCCGACAGGGTGACGGTGCTGAACCGCGGGCAGGTGCTGGCGACCGGCACGCCCGAGCGCATCGCCGAGGACGACGACGTTCAGCGGGCCTACCTCGGAGGTGTCCGGGAATGAGTCGGAACACAGACCGCCTCGACGCCGGGGCGTGTGCGGACCCACTGCTCGACGTATCGGGCGTCGTCGCGGGGTACGGCGCGACCGAGGTGCTTCACGGCGTCTCGCTCTGCGTCGAGGAGGGCGAAGTCGTCTCGCTGGTCG
Above is a genomic segment from Halorussus caseinilyticus containing:
- a CDS encoding ABC transporter ATP-binding protein, producing the protein MAVTDDAGALDTETVLHTEGLTKQFGDFVAVDSVDLEVRDGEFRSVIGPNGAGKTTLFNCLTGALRPTSGTVRFRGEDVTRMAPHERVRRGMGRSFQISTVFGGLSVRENVRLSAQSVAESEGEIGLRRQLFTPTDRFESVESRTDEVLAEIGLEDRGDDYARNLAHGDRRRLELGLVLATDPELVLLDEPTAGMGSEETRRTIRLVEEVLADRTMLLIEHDIDLVMNVSDRVTVLNRGQVLATGTPERIAEDDDVQRAYLGGVRE